In Deinococcus sp. QL22, the following are encoded in one genomic region:
- a CDS encoding SLC13 family permease: MEPVTLILILFVAALVLFATEWLPIDVTALCLLSALLVLGLIQPKVAFASFGSDTVLTLASLFVLTRVLLRAGVIEWIGTTLARRAGNPTALLRGLLGTVAGVSAFTSNTATTAVFLPVVAGASRRAGIPASRALMPLAFASILGGTITVIGTSTNLVVSGALPASGLKPLGFFELAWVGIPCAVIGLAYLFFVAPRLLPAHNTELAEGVRAYLADLTVAPASPLIGLTLRESGLGRDYGLTVVAVRRAGSTDSNYGPGPDFIIEEGDTLTVEGQTERILAGKTALGVVSRSEQKLLALSAAEVGTAARPGDVRLVEAVVMPGSSLLGRTLRESQFRERYGASVLALHRRSRTLARAGNRPRSDRGADMVERLGRTRLQIGDVLLVQGSAARIDALGEHLVVLGDLTEQVRNLRRAPLAMLLFGGAVLAGGFGFVPLAVAAVVAVALSVALRLITPEEAYRSIEWPILVLVACMLAFGTAFESTGAAKVLTTALSGVLEPLGPYGLLAALFAVTVALTQPMSNQAAALVMLPLAIGTATALGYDPRPFAIGITVAASNSFLTPLEPSCMLVYGPGRYTFLDFIRVGAGLTFVTFVVAMLVIPMVWPF; the protein is encoded by the coding sequence ATGGAACCCGTCACACTTATCCTGATCTTGTTTGTGGCGGCGCTGGTGCTGTTTGCCACCGAATGGCTGCCCATCGACGTTACCGCCCTCTGTCTGCTCTCGGCCCTGTTGGTCTTGGGCCTGATTCAACCCAAAGTCGCCTTTGCCAGCTTTGGCAGCGATACCGTGCTGACCCTGGCCTCTCTGTTCGTGCTGACGCGGGTGCTGCTGCGGGCGGGAGTGATCGAATGGATCGGCACGACGTTGGCGCGGCGAGCAGGCAACCCGACGGCGCTGCTGCGTGGGCTGCTGGGCACGGTGGCGGGCGTGAGTGCTTTTACCAGTAATACCGCAACGACTGCCGTTTTTTTGCCTGTGGTGGCGGGCGCTTCCCGGCGGGCAGGGATTCCGGCCAGCCGGGCGCTGATGCCCTTGGCTTTTGCCAGCATTCTGGGCGGCACGATTACGGTCATCGGTACAAGTACCAATCTGGTGGTGTCGGGGGCGCTTCCGGCCAGCGGCCTCAAACCACTGGGCTTTTTCGAACTGGCGTGGGTGGGCATTCCCTGCGCCGTCATCGGCCTCGCCTACCTGTTCTTCGTGGCTCCCCGCCTGCTGCCCGCCCACAACACCGAACTGGCCGAGGGTGTGCGGGCGTACTTGGCCGATCTGACGGTGGCCCCCGCCAGCCCTCTGATCGGCCTGACCTTGCGCGAAAGTGGGCTGGGACGCGATTACGGCCTGACGGTGGTGGCGGTGCGCCGCGCTGGGAGCACGGACAGCAACTATGGCCCCGGCCCGGATTTCATCATTGAGGAAGGAGATACCCTGACTGTCGAAGGGCAGACCGAGCGCATCCTGGCGGGCAAAACGGCGCTGGGTGTCGTCAGCCGCAGCGAGCAGAAATTACTGGCCCTGTCTGCCGCAGAAGTGGGGACGGCCGCCCGTCCGGGCGATGTGAGACTGGTCGAAGCGGTGGTGATGCCCGGTTCCAGCCTGCTGGGGCGCACCCTGCGCGAGAGCCAATTTCGGGAACGCTACGGCGCGTCGGTATTGGCCCTGCACCGCCGCTCGCGCACGCTGGCCCGTGCGGGCAATCGGCCCCGTTCAGACAGGGGGGCAGACATGGTGGAACGCCTGGGCCGCACCCGTCTGCAAATCGGGGATGTGTTGCTGGTGCAGGGCAGCGCTGCCCGAATAGACGCGCTGGGCGAACATCTGGTGGTGCTGGGTGACCTGACCGAACAGGTGCGCAATCTGCGCCGTGCACCGCTGGCCATGCTGCTGTTTGGCGGTGCGGTACTGGCGGGCGGCTTCGGCTTCGTGCCGCTGGCTGTGGCGGCTGTAGTCGCAGTGGCCCTCAGTGTGGCTCTGCGCCTGATTACCCCAGAAGAGGCTTACCGCAGCATCGAATGGCCGATTCTGGTGCTGGTGGCCTGCATGTTGGCTTTCGGTACGGCCTTTGAGTCTACAGGCGCGGCCAAAGTTCTGACCACGGCGTTGTCGGGCGTGCTGGAACCACTGGGGCCGTATGGCTTGCTGGCCGCCCTGTTCGCGGTCACGGTGGCCCTCACCCAACCCATGAGCAATCAGGCCGCCGCACTAGTCATGCTGCCGCTGGCGATTGGCACGGCCACCGCGCTGGGTTACGATCCGCGCCCCTTTGCCATCGGCATTACAGTGGCGGCCAGCAATTCTTTCCTCACGCCGCTGGAGCCGTCGTGCATGTTGGTGTACGGCCCAGGACGTTACACCTTCCTCGATTTTATCCGTGTGGGCGCGGGCCTGACGTTCGTAACATTTGTGGTTGCCATGCTGGTTATTCCGATGGTCTGGCCGTTCTAG
- a CDS encoding [LysW]-lysine hydrolase: MTSDATPARPAPTPAQQEARDLLIETVRIPSLSGEEGAAAQFVTGWMTAHGFKAHTDEAGNAVGERGSGPYTVALLGHIDTVPGNIPVRVDESGVLYGRGSVDAKGPFCTFVAAVAALPPEALAQARFVCIGATEEEAPSSKGARHAMHTLSPDAVLIGEPSGWAGLTLGYKGRLVAKLRVTKDNFHTAGEGSSAADDLTEAWFSIRAWAAGVGADSPGIFDRVQATLQDLGASGDGLTQTAWASVGLRLPPSLAPYDAQDAVYHAASGLTTDITFTGHESAVRHPKDNALTRALRTAIRAQGGTPTFKVKTGTSDMNVVAELWPVPTLAYGPGDSSLDHTPEERLDLAEYDCAVLVLTDALTRLAQTAATASAPS; encoded by the coding sequence ATGACTTCCGACGCCACTCCGGCCCGCCCGGCCCCCACTCCCGCCCAGCAAGAAGCCCGTGATCTGCTGATAGAAACCGTGCGGATTCCCTCACTGTCGGGGGAGGAAGGCGCGGCGGCACAGTTTGTGACCGGGTGGATGACGGCACACGGCTTTAAAGCGCACACAGACGAGGCGGGCAACGCAGTGGGCGAGCGTGGTAGCGGGCCATATACGGTGGCGTTGTTGGGCCACATAGACACTGTTCCGGGCAACATTCCGGTGCGGGTAGACGAATCCGGCGTGCTGTACGGGCGCGGCAGTGTGGATGCCAAAGGCCCGTTTTGTACGTTTGTGGCGGCAGTGGCGGCCCTGCCGCCGGAGGCTCTGGCCCAGGCCCGTTTCGTGTGCATCGGGGCCACCGAGGAAGAAGCCCCCAGCAGCAAGGGCGCACGCCACGCCATGCATACCCTCTCGCCCGACGCCGTGCTGATCGGAGAGCCCAGCGGTTGGGCAGGCCTGACGCTAGGCTACAAGGGCCGCCTGGTCGCCAAACTCCGCGTGACCAAAGACAACTTTCATACCGCCGGGGAAGGCAGCAGCGCCGCCGACGACCTCACCGAAGCCTGGTTCAGCATCCGGGCGTGGGCGGCGGGCGTGGGTGCAGACAGCCCCGGTATCTTTGACCGTGTGCAGGCCACCTTGCAGGATCTGGGCGCGTCGGGTGACGGGTTAACGCAGACCGCTTGGGCCAGCGTGGGCCTGCGCCTGCCGCCGAGTCTGGCTCCCTACGATGCTCAGGATGCTGTGTACCACGCCGCTTCTGGCCTGACCACCGACATCACCTTTACCGGACACGAAAGCGCCGTGCGCCACCCCAAAGACAACGCGCTGACCCGAGCCCTCCGCACCGCCATTCGCGCTCAGGGGGGCACGCCTACATTTAAGGTCAAAACTGGAACCAGCGATATGAACGTGGTGGCCGAACTCTGGCCCGTGCCCACGCTGGCGTATGGCCCCGGCGACAGCAGCCTTGATCACACGCCTGAAGAACGCTTGGACTTGGCGGAATATGACTGCGCCGTTCTGGTGCTGACCGACGCGCTGACCCGCTTGGCCCAAACTGCGGCCACAGCTTCAGCTCCTTCTTAA
- a CDS encoding YiaA/YiaB family inner membrane protein, producing MTQPNLYSNPDLQGDSPAWMSFIWIAFGLSFLMMMVGVYYLPVDWWIKGYLYMGTMFLTASILTLSKSLRDRHEHERLVNRVKSARTEQVLSKYGE from the coding sequence ATGACTCAGCCCAACCTGTACAGCAACCCTGACCTTCAGGGCGATTCGCCCGCTTGGATGAGCTTTATCTGGATTGCGTTCGGCCTGAGTTTTCTGATGATGATGGTCGGCGTGTATTACCTGCCCGTAGACTGGTGGATCAAAGGTTACCTGTACATGGGTACGATGTTTTTGACGGCCAGCATACTGACGCTGAGTAAGAGCCTGCGTGACCGCCACGAACACGAGCGACTGGTGAACCGGGTCAAGAGCGCCCGTACCGAACAAGTGCTGAGCAAGTACGGAGAATAA
- the aroA gene encoding 3-phosphoshikimate 1-carboxyvinyltransferase, giving the protein MSFDGLPERFDVMVYPTAELQGELRAQPSKNYTTRYLLAAALAEGEARVVGVATSEDAGAMLRCLADWGAGVELVGDDAVIRGFGAHPAAGVTLNPGNAGAVARFLMGVAALTTGTTFVTDYPDSLGKRPQGDLLEALERLGARVRSEAGRLPISISGPVRGGPVEVSAERSSQYASALMFLAPLLPAGLDLRLTGDIKSHAPLRQTLDTLAVFGVQVSASQDLSRISIPGGQSYRAGRVLVPGDYPGSAALLAAAATRPGVLRLSNLREHDLQGEREAVDVLRQMGADITREGDTLIVRGGLPLTAVTRDGDGFTDAVQALTAAAAAASGTTTWENVYTLRLKECDRISDTRAELERLGLSTSETEDSLTITGTERIAGGITVSGHGDHRMIMLLTLLGLRADAPIRITGAHHIRKSYPQFFGHLEALGAKFEYLPTDAH; this is encoded by the coding sequence ATGAGTTTTGACGGCCTGCCCGAACGGTTTGATGTGATGGTGTACCCCACCGCCGAATTGCAGGGCGAGCTGCGGGCGCAACCCAGCAAGAATTACACCACGCGCTATCTGCTGGCGGCGGCGCTGGCTGAAGGAGAAGCACGCGTGGTGGGCGTGGCGACCAGCGAGGATGCCGGGGCCATGCTGCGCTGCCTGGCCGATTGGGGCGCGGGCGTGGAACTGGTAGGCGACGACGCCGTGATCCGGGGATTCGGCGCACATCCGGCGGCGGGCGTGACGCTGAATCCGGGCAATGCTGGTGCAGTGGCCCGCTTTCTGATGGGCGTGGCGGCATTGACTACTGGCACCACCTTCGTCACCGATTACCCCGATTCGTTGGGCAAGCGGCCCCAGGGCGACCTGCTAGAAGCTCTGGAACGCTTGGGCGCACGGGTCAGAAGTGAGGCGGGCAGGCTGCCCATTTCTATCAGCGGGCCAGTGCGCGGCGGCCCGGTGGAAGTCAGCGCTGAACGCTCCAGTCAATACGCCAGCGCCCTGATGTTTTTGGCTCCGCTGCTGCCCGCTGGCCTGGATCTGCGCCTGACCGGAGACATCAAGAGTCACGCGCCCCTGCGCCAGACGTTGGATACGTTGGCGGTGTTCGGGGTGCAGGTCAGTGCCAGCCAAGACCTCAGCCGAATCTCTATTCCGGGTGGGCAAAGCTACCGTGCCGGACGGGTGTTGGTGCCCGGCGACTACCCCGGCAGTGCCGCGTTGCTGGCGGCTGCAGCCACGCGCCCCGGCGTGCTACGCCTCAGCAATCTGCGCGAGCATGACCTTCAGGGCGAGCGCGAGGCCGTAGATGTGCTGCGACAGATGGGGGCCGACATCACCCGTGAGGGCGACACCCTGATCGTGCGCGGTGGCCTGCCCCTGACTGCCGTGACCCGCGACGGAGACGGTTTTACCGACGCCGTGCAGGCCCTGACTGCCGCCGCCGCTGCCGCATCCGGAACCACCACCTGGGAAAATGTGTACACCCTGCGCCTCAAAGAATGTGACCGCATCAGCGACACGCGGGCCGAACTGGAACGGCTGGGCCTCAGCACTTCTGAAACAGAGGACAGCCTGACCATCACGGGTACGGAGCGAATCGCGGGCGGCATCACAGTCAGTGGGCACGGCGACCACCGCATGATCATGCTGCTGACCCTGCTGGGGCTGAGGGCCGACGCGCCGATTCGGATTACAGGCGCACACCACATCCGTAAAAGCTATCCGCAGTTTTTTGGGCATCTGGAGGCGCTTGGGGCCAAGTTCGAGTATCTGCCCACCGACGCACACTGA
- a CDS encoding DUF1572 family protein: MADSVNTDTVDIAALYLSDVRARMRGVKALGHGALAQLQETEINTALSADGNSSGVVVQHLAGNMRSRWGGLRFGYTAAEGETGTRNRDAEFEPHFSTLAEVQAEWEAGWDVFLSALDHLTPADLTRTLTIRGEMHTVLEAVQRQVAHYSGHVYQLIFLVKTLRGPDWQTLSIARGGSAAFNAQMQGRQTQER, translated from the coding sequence ATGGCTGACTCTGTGAATACTGACACGGTGGATATTGCGGCGTTGTACCTGTCGGATGTGCGGGCGCGGATGCGGGGCGTAAAGGCGCTGGGACACGGAGCGTTGGCTCAATTGCAGGAGACCGAGATCAACACGGCGTTATCGGCAGACGGCAACAGCTCCGGGGTGGTGGTGCAACATCTGGCCGGAAATATGCGCTCCCGCTGGGGCGGCTTACGCTTCGGCTATACGGCGGCAGAAGGCGAAACAGGCACGCGCAACCGTGACGCCGAATTCGAGCCGCACTTCAGCACGCTGGCTGAAGTGCAGGCCGAGTGGGAAGCGGGCTGGGATGTGTTTCTCTCGGCTTTGGATCACCTCACACCCGCCGATCTGACCCGCACACTGACCATCCGGGGCGAGATGCATACCGTGCTGGAAGCCGTGCAGCGGCAAGTGGCGCACTACAGCGGGCATGTCTATCAACTGATTTTCTTGGTCAAAACATTGCGCGGCCCAGACTGGCAGACGCTCAGCATTGCGCGTGGCGGATCGGCGGCCTTCAATGCACAGATGCAGGGACGGCAAACACAGGAGCGGTAA
- a CDS encoding bacteriorhodopsin-like has protein sequence MMKRVLPFLGVLLAGLALAQTNVGGPDTSGPTLTAGQFNLIYNFFSFAIAAMGASAIFFFLARSSVAPKYRIALLISGVVVTIAAYHYVRIFNSFEAAYALNAAGVYAPTTVPFNDAYRYVDWLLTVPLLLVEAVAVLALARHVANSLILRLAVAATLMIVLGYPGEIATDTGTRFLWGTLSTIPFLYILYILWVELARATERQSAEVKVLVRNLRLLLLASWGVYPIAYILPMLGIVGSSAVVGVQVGYTIADVLAKPLFGLLIYAIAVAKTRDDGGLVNDVNSAGAPLPVNAAD, from the coding sequence ATGATGAAACGTGTGCTGCCATTCCTTGGTGTCTTACTTGCTGGCTTAGCCCTGGCCCAAACCAATGTCGGCGGGCCAGATACGTCGGGGCCAACCCTCACAGCAGGTCAGTTCAATCTGATCTACAATTTCTTTTCGTTTGCTATTGCCGCAATGGGCGCGTCTGCCATCTTCTTCTTTTTGGCGCGTTCCAGTGTGGCTCCAAAATACCGGATCGCCCTGCTGATCAGTGGCGTCGTCGTGACCATCGCTGCCTATCATTACGTCCGAATCTTCAATAGTTTCGAGGCGGCCTATGCGCTGAATGCGGCAGGTGTCTATGCACCGACGACTGTGCCATTCAACGATGCTTACCGCTACGTAGACTGGCTGCTGACGGTGCCCCTCCTGCTGGTAGAAGCCGTTGCCGTGTTGGCCCTGGCCCGCCACGTGGCCAACAGCCTGATTCTGCGACTGGCGGTGGCCGCTACCCTGATGATCGTTCTCGGCTACCCCGGCGAAATCGCCACCGACACGGGTACCCGTTTCCTGTGGGGCACGCTCAGCACCATTCCTTTCCTGTACATCCTGTACATCTTGTGGGTCGAATTGGCCCGCGCCACCGAGCGCCAGTCTGCAGAAGTGAAGGTGTTGGTGAGGAACCTGCGCCTGCTTCTGCTGGCCTCGTGGGGCGTGTACCCCATCGCCTACATTCTGCCGATGCTGGGCATCGTGGGCTCGAGCGCCGTGGTGGGCGTGCAGGTCGGCTACACCATTGCCGACGTTCTCGCCAAGCCGTTGTTCGGCCTGCTGATTTATGCCATCGCCGTTGCCAAAACCCGTGACGACGGTGGCCTGGTCAATGACGTGAATTCGGCGGGTGCGCCCTTACCCGTCAACGCCGCTGACTGA
- a CDS encoding saccharopine dehydrogenase family protein: protein MSRVIIIGAGGVGNVVAKKCAQNDSVFTEVLIATRTVSKADKIVAEIHEHLPDSNTKFSTASVDADNVPALVELFNSFKPELVINVALPYQDLTIMDACLETGVHYLDTANYEPLDVAKFEYSWQWAYRERFEKAGLMALLGCGFDPGATNVFTAHHAKHHFKEIHYLDIVDCNNGSHGKAFATNFNPEINIREITANGRYWENGAWIETQPLEIAQDIYYPKVATRKSFVLYHEELESLVVNFPTIKRARFWMTFGEAYIKHLSVLEAVGMTSIEPINFRGQQVAPIEFLKAVLPAPESLAADYSGKTCIGVQARGIGHDGQEKVHFVYNVCDHAETFKEVQAQAISYTTGVPAMIGAMLMLQGTWKKAGVYNVEEFDPDPFVAAMNQWGLKVEELTGIELVHD from the coding sequence ATGAGCCGAGTCATCATTATTGGAGCAGGCGGCGTGGGCAACGTGGTTGCCAAGAAATGCGCCCAGAACGACAGCGTCTTTACGGAAGTGCTGATTGCCACGCGCACCGTCAGCAAGGCCGACAAGATCGTGGCCGAAATTCATGAGCACCTGCCGGACAGCAACACCAAGTTCAGTACGGCCAGCGTGGATGCCGATAATGTGCCTGCATTGGTGGAACTGTTCAATTCCTTCAAGCCTGAACTGGTCATCAACGTGGCCCTCCCCTATCAGGATTTGACGATTATGGACGCCTGCCTGGAAACCGGCGTGCATTACCTCGATACCGCCAACTACGAGCCGCTGGACGTGGCCAAGTTCGAGTATTCGTGGCAGTGGGCCTACCGCGAGCGCTTCGAGAAGGCGGGCCTGATGGCGCTTCTCGGCTGCGGCTTCGATCCCGGCGCGACCAACGTGTTTACCGCCCACCACGCCAAGCATCACTTCAAAGAGATTCATTATCTGGACATCGTGGACTGCAACAACGGCAGTCACGGCAAGGCTTTTGCCACCAATTTCAACCCAGAAATCAATATCCGCGAAATTACGGCCAACGGGCGCTACTGGGAAAACGGCGCGTGGATCGAGACCCAGCCGTTGGAAATTGCGCAGGACATCTATTACCCCAAAGTCGCCACCCGTAAGAGCTTCGTGCTGTACCACGAGGAACTCGAATCGCTGGTGGTCAACTTCCCGACCATCAAACGCGCCCGGTTCTGGATGACCTTCGGGGAAGCCTACATCAAGCACCTGAGCGTGCTGGAAGCGGTGGGCATGACCTCTATCGAGCCTATTAATTTCCGGGGCCAGCAGGTCGCGCCCATCGAGTTCCTGAAGGCCGTGCTGCCCGCCCCCGAAAGCCTCGCCGCCGATTACAGCGGCAAAACCTGCATCGGCGTGCAGGCTCGCGGCATCGGGCACGACGGCCAGGAGAAGGTTCACTTTGTGTATAACGTCTGCGACCACGCCGAGACCTTCAAGGAAGTGCAGGCGCAGGCCATCAGCTACACCACCGGCGTGCCTGCCATGATCGGCGCGATGCTGATGCTTCAGGGCACGTGGAAGAAGGCTGGCGTGTACAACGTGGAAGAATTTGACCCCGATCCTTTCGTGGCCGCCATGAACCAGTGGGGCCTGAAGGTGGAAGAGTTGACCGGAATTGAACTCGTTCACGACTGA
- a CDS encoding ABC transporter ATP-binding protein codes for MIEVSGYTKRYGRHEAVSNLSFSVQPGGVFGLLGSNGAGKTTTIRALVGLTRPTSGTVRVQGFDVWADPVKAKEAFGYIPDRPYLYGKLTARELLRFVGQLYRVPNIDSEIDRWLELFRLTDYGNELIETYSHGMRQKVAIVAALLPDPPVLIVDEPMVGLDPHAARQVRELFRGHADRGRTVLLTTHSLPLAEAICDRLVVLDRGKVLGEGTMDDLRTRTGTAAGGVHGDSLERIFFRLLEEELAEAESRKAEALV; via the coding sequence GTGATCGAAGTCAGCGGGTACACCAAACGGTACGGGCGGCATGAGGCGGTCAGCAACCTGAGTTTCAGCGTGCAACCGGGCGGCGTGTTTGGGCTGTTGGGCAGCAACGGGGCGGGCAAGACCACCACCATTCGGGCGCTGGTGGGCCTAACCCGCCCCACGTCGGGTACGGTGCGGGTACAGGGATTCGATGTGTGGGCCGACCCGGTGAAGGCCAAAGAAGCCTTCGGTTACATCCCAGACCGCCCGTATCTGTACGGCAAACTGACTGCCCGCGAGCTGCTGCGTTTTGTGGGCCAGCTCTACCGCGTGCCCAACATCGACTCCGAAATAGACCGGTGGCTGGAACTGTTCCGCCTGACCGACTACGGCAACGAACTGATCGAAACCTACTCGCATGGGATGCGGCAAAAAGTAGCCATCGTTGCCGCCCTGCTGCCCGATCCGCCCGTGCTTATCGTGGACGAACCGATGGTGGGCCTCGACCCACACGCGGCGCGGCAGGTGCGCGAGTTGTTCCGGGGGCACGCAGACCGGGGCCGCACGGTGCTGCTGACCACCCATTCCCTGCCGCTGGCCGAAGCCATTTGTGACCGTCTGGTCGTTCTGGATCGGGGCAAGGTGCTGGGCGAGGGCACGATGGACGACCTCCGCACCCGCACTGGCACGGCGGCGGGCGGGGTACACGGCGACAGTCTGGAGCGGATTTTCTTCCGGCTGCTGGAGGAAGAATTGGCCGAGGCGGAGAGCCGCAAGGCTGAGGCATTGGTGTGA
- a CDS encoding DUF402 domain-containing protein: MSVHLPACPPAAAHPVKTERHDTDAMRHHTNTGVRHVHTYREHANGLFVARRFDRHPRIRHWQAQLLPALGVQLCRYDFHQAREHDYYIDIASISQSVDDAAVWEVRDHYLDVIVHEGVTAELVDADELEAAQAAGFISESEAHRAYAAADAVLHGLRLARYHVADWLEAQGVCVEWLKSEGVGQGESAEVLSN, from the coding sequence ATGTCGGTTCACTTGCCTGCCTGCCCGCCTGCTGCGGCACATCCTGTCAAGACCGAGCGCCACGATACCGACGCGATGAGGCATCACACCAACACGGGTGTGCGCCACGTCCATACCTACCGCGAACACGCGAACGGGCTGTTCGTGGCGCGGCGTTTTGACCGTCATCCACGCATTCGGCATTGGCAGGCGCAGTTGCTCCCCGCGTTGGGCGTGCAACTCTGCCGCTACGACTTTCATCAGGCCCGCGAACATGATTACTACATCGACATTGCCTCTATTTCGCAGTCAGTGGACGACGCCGCCGTGTGGGAAGTCCGCGACCATTACCTAGACGTGATCGTCCATGAAGGCGTGACCGCTGAACTCGTAGATGCCGATGAATTGGAAGCCGCCCAAGCCGCCGGATTCATTTCCGAGTCGGAAGCCCACCGCGCTTACGCTGCCGCCGATGCTGTGCTGCACGGCCTCCGGCTGGCCCGCTACCATGTGGCCGACTGGCTGGAAGCACAAGGCGTGTGCGTGGAGTGGTTGAAGTCGGAAGGCGTGGGACAGGGGGAGTCGGCTGAAGTTCTGTCCAACTAG